The following DNA comes from Anaerostipes rhamnosivorans.
CTGATCCATCTCCTCTTTGCTGAGGTAACCTGCCTGTATCAAAGTAGATCCGCCGCTTTCCGGGATACCCACTCCCATAACAATCGTATCCAGTTTCTTGAAATCTTCAAAAATATAATTAACAGATTTTTCTTTCAAAAAATATTCCATGATCTTTCGTTCGGAAAAAACCGCCGGCGACAGAAACTGCGTATAGGTTCCGCCGAACTTTTTGGCAAATTCCTTGGCGATCTGATTGGCCTGGACATCTACTTTTGAAACTGTGCCCTGACTGACGCCTCCCAAGATCGGAACAAACAGGTAATGATTCTCTTTCGAGAATACCCGGTTCGTCCGGGCTACATTATGGAGCGTAAACCCCATGGATACACCTATATAATCCCCGTCCTTAAAGTACTGTGAGAGGAACAGGGCTGCTTTCTCATACAGCCTGGAGATGGAATCTGTCTTTGTGTCCAGCGGACTGCTCTCCACCACGACAACTTCCTTTAAGCCATATTTACGCTCCAGTGTCTTCTCCAGCTTCCCATATGAAAATTGTACTGGATTAATGACTTCAACTTTTACGATTCCGCTTTCCTTGCCTTTTTGAAGCATTCTTGAAACGGTTGCTCTGGATATCCCGAGGTAATCACTGATGTCCTGCTGCTTCATATCATCCTCATAATACAAACTGCAGCATTTGTAGATCAATCTCCAATCATCCACTATTTTTTTCATATGTTCTCTCCCGTGTATATTAATGTCATTCCCTGATGTTTTAGATTGTATTAATTATCATGCAATTACTCTACCAAAATCTTAAATCTTTATCAATGCAATTTCGTTGAACAAATGTCGAAGTAGACTTTTTCTGAACGTATACTTTTACATTTGTTCTAAAAATTCGTTAAAAAAATGACAGATATTTTTGTACAGATTAGTTCACAAGTCAATCGCCCCATAACCCGATTTCATTTGTAAATATGTTAAACTTTTAACCCATTCTCAATCGTTTCTTTGTTCAATACGCCTTAATTTTCGCTTATTTTTGTAAATTTTTCTGGTATCAGAAGAAGATAATACCATCCGCAAAAACGAAAAAAAACCGGAAAGATCTTCCCGGTTTTTTGCGATAGTACAATATGTTCAATAAAATATCTGAAATTTATTTTTATAACAAAATTTGAGGATATTTCTTTATAATCATCTTTAAAGTCTCATCTGCGTTGTCAAAGGTATACTGCAGATCCTGGTCTGTCATCGCCGTATTCGTAAACATGTTGTGGAAATGGGAAATATAAACTCCCCTTCTCACCATCTCACCGATCCACTCCTGATGGGGTATCATAGATTCATCTGGATCTTTCAAAATGATTTTAAACAGAGACGGAAGTCCGGTAGTGCTTAAATTTACCTTGTTGGCATCAGCTACCTGTTTCAGGCCGGATATAAGTTTTTCCCCCGTTTTTCTCATGATACCTGTGGCATCGATCTCTTTCATCTTTGTGAGAGTGGCCACAGATGCTGCCAAAGGAACCGCGGACAGCCAATAGCTTCCCGTATAATTCATATCCTCCACTGCATCTCTCATCTCTTTTCGCCCAACCAGAGCTGCCATATTCCAGCCGTTGGCTATGGCCTTACCAAGCGTCAGAAGATCGGCCTTGATTCCAAAATAATGGTCAGATCCTGCAAGATCCATACGAAAGCCTGCCCGCACATCATCAATGATCAGCACGATGCCATGATCATCACAGAGTTTTCTGACTTTCGGCCAATAATCCTCCTTCGGCAGCACATTATCATAGTGAGAAATGTGGTCATACGGCATGGACAGGATCCCTGCGATTTCTCCTGGATGATCCTTTACCATCTTTTCAATGGCATCAAAGTCATTAAACGGTACATAAAGATTATTACAAATTTCCTCATCCAGAACTCCCGGAGTACCCGGTTTCTGGCACCATTGATAGACTCCGTGATATCCGTGCTCCATCATGATGATCTTCTTCCTGCCTGTGGCATGACGGGCCGTCATCACCGCCAGAGTGGTCACATCTCCGCCGTTCTTGGCAAAAAACGCCCAGTCCGCGCAGTTTAAGGTCTCCACCAGCTTCTCCGCACATTCGATCATCACCGGAGAAACCACGGTGGTACAGTTCCCTTTTTCCCTCTGTCTCAGCGCGGCGGCATCCACATCCGGATCTTGGTACCCCAGCGCATTTGGTCCATATGCACAAGCATAATCTATAAAACGGTTCCCATCCACATCCCAGATATAGGTTCCCTCAGCGTGGTCGGAGAACAGCGGGTAACAGCCCATAGGATTCAGCCTGGCACGCCCCACCCCCAGGTGTCCGTACAAGCCGCATGGAACTACTTCATTTGCTCTGTCATATAGCTCAAAGCTTTTATCATATCTATATGCTTCCATATTCACTGCCCCCTTCTATCTCAATCCATTTGCATGTTCATATGCCAGATTCAGAATTTTATCAAATGCATCGTTTAATGTTGACAGTCCCATGAGCTTCAGCTGCTTATGAACCGTGGCCGCATACGTACTGAGCTTCTTGTCCAGAAGCTTTAACGCTGAATCAACATCCCCGTATTCGTAAATTGCTCTCGGATGTTCTGAGGATTCTACAAATGTAAGCTGATGATCTTTAATCAAAATATTCAGAGCGATCCCGTCCGTGATCTTCACCACGATCTTTCCGTCCAGCAGACGGTCAGCCAGTTTCCTGCCTTCTTCGTCTTCATTGGCCAGTTGCACGGCCAGCCGGATTCTATCTATAAATTTTTGTTCTTTTTCTGTCATAACTATTCATTCCTTTCTGGACACATCACAATTATTAACAGTTTCATTCAGTTTTTTGGCTGATATTGCCATTTCTTATGCCGCATGCTATACTGGATTTAATTACTTTTCGCGAACAAGGAGGTATCTCATGTCGAAAGAACGGAATAAGAAAATAGAGTCAAGCATTCTAGAATACCTGGGCTCTCACGAAAAATTGCTTACGCGTGATGCCATTCAATTGTTTGACCTCTCAGAGTCTACCATCCGCCGTATCTTCGGCCGGCTGGAGGAAAAGAAAAAGGTAGTCCGCACCTATGGGGGCATTATTCTTGCCAAGCCTGACAATTACTATCACTACGATATCATCAAGCAGAAAATGAAACGAGAAAAGGAGCTGATCGGCAAATATGCAGCTGAAATGATTCTAGATTCCGATTTTATCTACATGGACTGCGGAACAACCACTGCATATATGGCCCAATCCCTTGTGTCTAGGTTTCAGAACAGCACCCTTTCAAGCAGTTTAAACATAGTGACCAATTCTCTGATCAATCTTGAGATCCTGAATTCCTACTGCAATGTGATCCTGGTGGGCGGTACGCTGTTTGACGAACGCAAGAGTATGGCCGGTACATTAGGTGTCAATTTCCTGTCCCAGTTTCATTTTTCCAAATCTTTTCTGGGAGCGGACGGCATGACATTTGAGCACGGATTTTCCAGCGATAACATCAATACATCCAGACTGTCCGGCACTGCATTGACTCTCTCAAAAGAATCTTATGTGCTCCTGGATTCCTCCAAAATCGGGCATCCGTCCTATGTAAACTATGCTGAACTGGATGATGCCACCGCTGTCATCACTGACAACGGCATTCAAGAAGATGACATCAAACAGTTTTCTGAACACAAGATCAGCCTTTATATTGCAGAGTAATGTATGACATTTTCACCAGTTCTCCGGCTTGCTGTCTCAGGGACGTAAGATTTTCTAACTTTCAGCAAAGCCTCTCCGGCGGCCCGTTCGGAACTCGCTGACGCTCAGACAGCCTCACTGCGCAATGCGCACCGCCTACGAGTCTTTACTTCAAGAAGAAAAACTAACGTCCCTTCGAATGCAAGGCCTCCGAACTGGTGAAAATGGACGTAATGTCTGCTGGAGATGGCTGTTGCAAGACAAAAGGCGCCACATACGATAGTTATTTACCACTATTGGAGGAGCGCATTTCAAAAGCGCGACGGAAATAGTGGTAAATAACTTATAGAATCGATCAAAGCTTTTTTCTTGCATCACTCCATTTTGTTGATTTACTCTGGACTGTCTGCTGGAGATAGATCTCCACACCGCTGTCCTGAAGTTCATTGAGCATACTGCATTCCTGCTCCGTCACCGTGATCGGTCCCTCCAGGACCTTGGCACCCTCCCGGACCCCGGTCCCGCCGATCTGAAGTGACGGATAAGAAATGCCCTCCCTGCAGCACTCATATGCAGTCTTGATATCCTTAAAGATCAGCATTATGCTATCATTTCCGAACTGGTCTGCTTTGTACTGCAGAACCCCGTCCTCTTTTGTATAAACCGAGAATTCAATCCCCGGAGGAACCGCAAGGGAAAGAATATCTCTCATCATTTCATTTTCTGCCGTAGCCGTATCGATGACCACAATCTTACCGGCACTGCACTTTCCGATCCAACCACTGGCTACCTGCCCATGGATCATACGGTTGTCAATCCGGGTCAATACTAGTGTTCCCATATAAAAACCACCTTTCTTTTGTCTCGTTCCGCTAGCTCATGGCAATGCCATCTACCACATGATTGGTGTGAAGCATTCTAAGAGTCAAACGGAAATTATGTGGAATATGTTACGCTATAATACCCAATGCTCCAAGTATAATTCCTACAATCATAGTTCCAAAGATTACTTTGATAACACTCATATTTTTGCGTTTGATCGTAAAGAAGATGGCCATTGTGGCAATGAATGTCAGCAGATTCGGCATCAACACATCAAACAATTCTTTTTGCAGTGCAAATGAAAATTTACCCGTTGCAATCGTAAGCGGGCAGGATACGCTGACCAGGGAGCTGATCATTCCTCCGATAACGAACATACCCATGACGGTGAAGAAGGACATGACCTTGTTGATCAGACCGCTCTGCACTAAATCTTTGATTGCTTTATTACCCAGATTATACCCCAGATGCATTAGGATGAATGCCTGTGAGTTACAGAGCACTGCTCCGATCAGGACTACGACCAATGCCGGCCACCACGCTCCAGTCAAAGCATACGGACACATCAAGGCCAATGAAGTAGGTATGATCGTGGCCCAGTTTAAGGTATCGCCCACGGCCGCCATAGGCGGGAACAGAGCTGCTTTTGTATCCGAGATGATCTCCCCTGGGATTGGTGCTCCTTTTGCTTTCTGCTCCTCCATAGAAAGAAGGATTCCAACCGGAAGCGCAGATGTCATATCTTCCGCGTTAAATAATTCTGAAGTCCTCACCATAGCTTCCTGAAGTCCATCATCATTACCTTTATACAATTTTCTCAGACAAGGCATCATGGTCGCCACAATACCATTTGCCTGATACCGCTCGTAGCTGTTTCCGTTTGAGTAGAAGGAAAGCATACGGATGGATGCCCAATTCAGATCTTTTTTGGTCAGCGCCGCGTCCTCAACTGATGTGCTCCTTAAGTTCAGTGACAGATGTTCCCCTTTGTTCTGACACCGGAAGTCAAACCATGCCAGAATGACAGAAACAATAGCGATACCAATGCCGCTGACTCCCGAATATGCCGCAAATAAAAATCCTGCGATAAAAAACGGCATGTATCCTTTCTTTCCAATAGAAGATGCAACTATGCAGAGTCCTACGATCGGCATCAGGGAAGCCAAAGCATTTAATCCATTCTGAAGCCAGCCCGGGAGTCCATTGACAAAGAAGCCGATGTTGCTTGCCCCAAAGAATAATACCAGTGTCATTGGGATCCAATATAAAATGACTTTAAATAAGGATGGGTAAATGACGGTTGACAGCCACAGCTTGTCATACTGCCTGCTGCTGATAAACTTGTCCGTCAGGGCGTTCCAAAAGGATCCCACGGTCATACGGATGTTGGTCAGCTGGCTCATGACGATTCCGACTGCAACGGCCACTGCCATAGCAGATTTAATGTCCATGCCCGAGGCGATAACAACAGATGCTGTGATGATCCCTGCTGCCGCGTTGTCGTTGGTGATGACCCAGCCTGCCTGAGTCTGTCCCAAAAACATGGGCTGGATCGTTGCGCCGACGATCATAGCGGTCGGCACATCCCCCATGACCAGGCCTACTAAAAGTGCCGATGTAAGGGGTTGATAAAATAACAGATTGAGGGAGTGGTCAAACACTCCTAAAAAACTAAACCAGTAAAATCCTCCGAGTATAATTGCCTGCCATAAATGCATAACATAACATCTCCTCTCTTACTTTTTCATCTTATCCATTACATTGATAACTGCATCTTTTCCTGTCCTTTCTAAAATTTCCGGCATTCTCTCAAGTTCTGCTGATTCTCTCTGTCCGACAGCTTCAAGTACCATTCCAAGGTTCACTCCTGTTACTGCATATGCCTGTCCCTCATTTTGTTTCAATGCTTCCCCTGCTGTCTTCATCAGATATTGGTTAAAGGGGGTCCCTCCGAACAGATCCAGCAGTACTACTGCCCCTTTCGGAAAGCTCCCGGCCAGACGGCAAAGCTCTGCGCCCCACTCATCGATGTCATCTGCTGGCTCCAATCCCAGGCATGCAATATTCTGGCATTCTCCGTAGATCATCTGTACTGCTTCTATCATGCTCTTCCCGATACTCCCATGACTGCAGATCAAAATGCCGGTCAAGTCTTCCTCAATTGTCTCAGGTGTTATGCGTATCATCTCTCTCCTCCTTCCTTCTGTTAATAAAATTTTAGCACGGTCTTTTCTCCCCGTCAATAATTTTTGATTGATTCTTTCATTATTCTGAATATTTCATTCATTCCTATATAGTTTCAAGACTTGTACCGAATTTTCTTCAAACCGTTTCTGGCTTGCCTCATCAATGTTTGAATCAATGACCACTCCGTCAATATTCTCCAATCTGCAGCTGATACC
Coding sequences within:
- a CDS encoding sugar-binding transcriptional regulator; protein product: MKKIVDDWRLIYKCCSLYYEDDMKQQDISDYLGISRATVSRMLQKGKESGIVKVEVINPVQFSYGKLEKTLERKYGLKEVVVVESSPLDTKTDSISRLYEKAALFLSQYFKDGDYIGVSMGFTLHNVARTNRVFSKENHYLFVPILGGVSQGTVSKVDVQANQIAKEFAKKFGGTYTQFLSPAVFSERKIMEYFLKEKSVNYIFEDFKKLDTIVMGVGIPESGGSTLIQAGYLSKEEMDQYVKQGVAGDIALQFFDKEGNAEPFQQFNERVAGMTFPMIKKIRNRIAIAGGANRAEAVKGAIRGGYVNMLITNNECAEKLL
- a CDS encoding aminotransferase class III-fold pyridoxal phosphate-dependent enzyme, producing MEAYRYDKSFELYDRANEVVPCGLYGHLGVGRARLNPMGCYPLFSDHAEGTYIWDVDGNRFIDYACAYGPNALGYQDPDVDAAALRQREKGNCTTVVSPVMIECAEKLVETLNCADWAFFAKNGGDVTTLAVMTARHATGRKKIIMMEHGYHGVYQWCQKPGTPGVLDEEICNNLYVPFNDFDAIEKMVKDHPGEIAGILSMPYDHISHYDNVLPKEDYWPKVRKLCDDHGIVLIIDDVRAGFRMDLAGSDHYFGIKADLLTLGKAIANGWNMAALVGRKEMRDAVEDMNYTGSYWLSAVPLAASVATLTKMKEIDATGIMRKTGEKLISGLKQVADANKVNLSTTGLPSLFKIILKDPDESMIPHQEWIGEMVRRGVYISHFHNMFTNTAMTDQDLQYTFDNADETLKMIIKKYPQILL
- a CDS encoding DeoR/GlpR family DNA-binding transcription regulator; its protein translation is MSKERNKKIESSILEYLGSHEKLLTRDAIQLFDLSESTIRRIFGRLEEKKKVVRTYGGIILAKPDNYYHYDIIKQKMKREKELIGKYAAEMILDSDFIYMDCGTTTAYMAQSLVSRFQNSTLSSSLNIVTNSLINLEILNSYCNVILVGGTLFDERKSMAGTLGVNFLSQFHFSKSFLGADGMTFEHGFSSDNINTSRLSGTALTLSKESYVLLDSSKIGHPSYVNYAELDDATAVITDNGIQEDDIKQFSEHKISLYIAE
- a CDS encoding PTS sugar transporter subunit IIB encodes the protein MGTLVLTRIDNRMIHGQVASGWIGKCSAGKIVVIDTATAENEMMRDILSLAVPPGIEFSVYTKEDGVLQYKADQFGNDSIMLIFKDIKTAYECCREGISYPSLQIGGTGVREGAKVLEGPITVTEQECSMLNELQDSGVEIYLQQTVQSKSTKWSDARKKL
- a CDS encoding PTS system mannose/fructose/sorbose family transporter subunit IID, with product MHLWQAIILGGFYWFSFLGVFDHSLNLLFYQPLTSALLVGLVMGDVPTAMIVGATIQPMFLGQTQAGWVITNDNAAAGIITASVVIASGMDIKSAMAVAVAVGIVMSQLTNIRMTVGSFWNALTDKFISSRQYDKLWLSTVIYPSLFKVILYWIPMTLVLFFGASNIGFFVNGLPGWLQNGLNALASLMPIVGLCIVASSIGKKGYMPFFIAGFLFAAYSGVSGIGIAIVSVILAWFDFRCQNKGEHLSLNLRSTSVEDAALTKKDLNWASIRMLSFYSNGNSYERYQANGIVATMMPCLRKLYKGNDDGLQEAMVRTSELFNAEDMTSALPVGILLSMEEQKAKGAPIPGEIISDTKAALFPPMAAVGDTLNWATIIPTSLALMCPYALTGAWWPALVVVLIGAVLCNSQAFILMHLGYNLGNKAIKDLVQSGLINKVMSFFTVMGMFVIGGMISSLVSVSCPLTIATGKFSFALQKELFDVLMPNLLTFIATMAIFFTIKRKNMSVIKVIFGTMIVGIILGALGIIA
- a CDS encoding PTS sugar transporter subunit IIA, whose amino-acid sequence is MIRITPETIEEDLTGILICSHGSIGKSMIEAVQMIYGECQNIACLGLEPADDIDEWGAELCRLAGSFPKGAVVLLDLFGGTPFNQYLMKTAGEALKQNEGQAYAVTGVNLGMVLEAVGQRESAELERMPEILERTGKDAVINVMDKMKK